The genomic DNA CGCCCGCCAAGGCATGCGCCACGAGGACATCGTGCTCGCCGCCTTCCCCACCGCGCGCCTCGTGCGGGCCTATTGAACGTTAGACTTAAGCACTAAACCCACCCTCGTCATCCTGAGGTACTCCGAAGGATCTCCCTCCGTATTCTTATCGGGCAGGTCACACGCTTTCCAGGGCATCGGCCTCCTTCATCAGGCGGCCAACACCCTAACTACGTGTCACCCATGTCCCGGAACAAGTGTCACCTATGTGCCGAGTCCATACACTGTGTTGACCCTACAGCACGGCTTGGAGTACCAAACCGTGGCACCCAAACGCTACGGTAAGGCGCGTCCTGCGCTAAGCAGTAGCCGCCGGGGCGATCGGCCACGCACGGCGGATCGCGAACGGGATGAGCCAGAGGAAGACCCCCGCCATCACCAGCGGCACGACCGTCAGGCCTGCGCACAGCACTGCCGCGAACCACAGCCCCATGAAGCTGCGCAGGCGCACGTCGCTCGGGCCCGTCGGCGAATAGAGCACCTCGACCCTATCGCCCACCGCATGCGCCGGCGGATTGCTCGCCCAGCCCGTCGTCGACTGGCGCGTTGTGCCCGCTGCGTCGCTGTACTCAAACACCGAGTAATAGGTCGTCCCGTTGTCGCCCGCCGATGGCTTCAACTCGATAACAATTCCCGGAACGCTGACCGCATTCTCGACGAACGCCGCCGTGGACGCGTAGAACCAGACCGCCAATCCACCGGTCACCAGCGCCGGCAGTAAACACAGCAGGCCGACGATGCGGCTGGGAAGAATCAGTCCGCGAGCGTCCATGGGTTCCCTAACGTAGTGCCATCGAGTGATTGAGCCGGCGCCGGCTTCCGCATTTAGTTTACCTACCGCGACGGTCCGCCGCATCGGCGGGTGATTGGCGTGCGGCCCGGCCGCTGCACTCAACACCACCCCAGCTTTGGCAGCACGGCCCGCAACGCCTCTGGTAACTCGTCCCAAGTGCACGCGTGCCCTCGCACCCGAACGTTGTTCCAAACCCTGAACGACTCCGGCCGTCGTTCGGGCACGATGACGTCGCGGGCGAGAAACGTGATGCGATCGGCCGGCTCGTGCGAGCACATCGTGTAGTGCGGCCGCAGCGTGTCCGCCAGTTCCAGTCGACGCTGTTCGAACGGCTGGCCATCATCGAGCCCCAACAGGCAGATGTTGCAGTAGGTTCCGCCCCGATCGCTCCACAGGTGCAGCACGCAGAAGCGAACGCTCGTGCGATCGTCGAGCCGATACGCCGCCACGTCGCCGACGCGGAAGTCGGTGGACGACTTCGGAAGCGGCTTGAGCTTCCGCGCCTTCGGTTGGGCGCCTAGGAGTTGCTCGCGCAGCTTCGACAAGTGCTTCTGGCGCTGGTTGACGCCCGAACGGCCGTGATCGTTCCACCGGCGGAGGTCGGCGCCGCTGTCGATGATCGCCACGGCCCGATCCCGCACAGTGTCGAGCAGCCGCCCGAATTTCCACTGCGTCGCGGCAAGCGCGAGCCAGAATACGACGGCATCGTCTTCGTCCGCGAGCATTTCGGCCGATTCAAGAACCAGACGCTCTGTCGCATCGGTAGCGCTGAGCTCTTCGGCCACAAGGTCCGTGAACGCATCGCGCACGTCCGCCGCCGTATCGTCGGAGAAGATGGCAGTGCCCCAAGCGCCCATGCGTCCTTACTTCGCCGTTGTATGACAAAACCCGATGCCCCGACCGTCAGTTCCCCGCCATCGCCAGCGTCATCAGATGCTCATCGTAGAAGCGGCCATCGCACGCGAACGTCTCCCGCTCGGTCCCATAGATCACAAACCCAAGCGATTCGTACAGCCGGACAGCCGCGCGTTGTTCCGTCACCACCGTCAGGTTCACCCGGCGGATCGCGGTGTCGGCCGCCGCGCGATCTAGCGCGGCCTGCATTAGCGCCCGCCCCTGGCCCTGTTGCCGCAGCGACGGCGTCACGTACAGGCCGGCCACGTAGGCCCCATGCTTCTCGTTGGCCGCTTCGTAGCGTGAGAAGCGAACGATGCCCACCAGCGCCCCATCCGCAAACGCCCCGAAGATGCACCGGTCCTCGGTCGCCA from Tepidisphaeraceae bacterium includes the following:
- a CDS encoding GNAT family N-acetyltransferase, whose amino-acid sequence is MPIRPLSPEDAAAYRAVRLMALRERPPAFGAVMEEEPDLAAMGRRLVATEDRCIFGAFADGALVGIVRFSRYEAANEKHGAYVAGLYVTPSLRQQGQGRALMQAALDRAAADTAIRRVNLTVVTEQRAAVRLYESLGFVIYGTERETFACDGRFYDEHLMTLAMAGN
- a CDS encoding DUF3592 domain-containing protein — encoded protein: MDARGLILPSRIVGLLCLLPALVTGGLAVWFYASTAAFVENAVSVPGIVIELKPSAGDNGTTYYSVFEYSDAAGTTRQSTTGWASNPPAHAVGDRVEVLYSPTGPSDVRLRSFMGLWFAAVLCAGLTVVPLVMAGVFLWLIPFAIRRAWPIAPAATA
- a CDS encoding DUF4259 domain-containing protein → MGAWGTAIFSDDTAADVRDAFTDLVAEELSATDATERLVLESAEMLADEDDAVVFWLALAATQWKFGRLLDTVRDRAVAIIDSGADLRRWNDHGRSGVNQRQKHLSKLREQLLGAQPKARKLKPLPKSSTDFRVGDVAAYRLDDRTSVRFCVLHLWSDRGGTYCNICLLGLDDGQPFEQRRLELADTLRPHYTMCSHEPADRITFLARDVIVPERRPESFRVWNNVRVRGHACTWDELPEALRAVLPKLGWC